The genomic window AACCTCGGCACTGCTTCCGAAAACCTAACAGCTGCTGAATCCCGTATCCGTGACGTAGACATGGCAAAAGAAATGATGGAATTCACCAAGAATAGTATATTGAATCAAGCTGCTACTGCCATGCTCGCTCAGGCTAATATGCTTCCCCAGTCGGTACTGAAGCTTTTGGGTTAGATTTAAGTAAAGTATAGGAAACGCTAGTTTATCCAATTTCGAGGATTAATCCGAGAAAAAATATCTTTTACTTGCCCGGCGGATTTTCCGCCGGGCAGTAAAATATGTGGGGTGATAAAGTGAGGGTCGAGGGTATAGCAAACAGCGGCGGTTATATGCCTATGGCGGATAGCATGGCAAAGGAAACAGCGGCAAGTTCGGAAGTAGAGGTAACCAATACAAAAGAAAGTAACGGCGGTTCCATTGATTTTAAAAAAGTCATTGGGAAAAAAGATTTCGATACCATAGTTCAGGGCCTCAAGAATATCGCAAAAGAATTGAAAGAGACCAGGTTCGAGTTTTCCATACATAAAGCAACTAAAAGGGTCATAGTAAAAATATTTGATAAAAACACAGATAAGCTCATCACAGAAATACCGCCGGAAAAGATTCTGGACCTCATCGCATCCATATGGGAGCAAGCAGGATTTATAGTGGATAAGAAGGTTTAAAGGTTATGATATACGGAGGTGAGATACATTGATCAATCCCATAAGCAGCAATCTAAGATTTAGCGGCCTTGCGTCAGGGATAGATGTGGACAGCATTGTTTCCCAGCTCATGAAAGTCGAGCGCATGAGGGTAGACAAGCTCTACCAGCAGAAACAGCTAGTAGAGTGGCAGCAGCAGGATTACCGAGACATGAACCTAAAGCTAAAGGCGTTATATGATAATGTATTCAACATGAAGTTACAGGGAACATACTTGAAGTATAAAGCTACTGGGACCATGCCTTCGGGCGTTTCATCGGATAATTACTTTACTGCGATTGCAGGCTCCACTGCTATACCGGGAGATTATAGTGTAAAAGTTACAGCTTTGGCAACCAGTGCCAAAAAAGAAAGCTCCGGTTCTATTTCAAAGATACTGCAGGGTACTTCACTTAATTACCCTATTGATACTACCACCAATAATCAATTCATCATCTCTGTTGATGGCATTGAAAAAACAGTTGTACTTACACAGAAAAATTATGATGGAACCGCGGGGAATACATTAACTGATCTGAAAAATGATATTCAGGCTAAAATTGATGCCTTGTTTGGAGCAAATCAAGTAACGGTAGGATTAAATGGATCGAGCCTAACTTTTCAACCTGCCGGCGACTATAAACCTTCCATAGTTCTTAAGGATTCTCCAACAGCGAATGTTTTAGAAAGCCTGGGCTTCCAAAATGGAGATTATTATAAGATAAATCCTAATGCTCCGCTTAGGACGGAATATGCGAAATTTACAAATAATCCATTTGGTGCCGATTACATAATAGCATTTACTATAAACGGAAAACAGTTTAGTTTTGATTTAAGTGATACCGGGGCCGAAAAAAACTATACATTAAATGACATTTTATCAAAAATAAGTTCGGATCCGGATGCCAATGTGAATGCGTATTATGATTCCATTACAGATAAAGTTGTTATAAAATCAAAAGATACAGGTATAAGTTCTTCAGTAAGTATCGTAAATACATCAGGCAACTTATTTGGATCATCAGGGGCTTTGCAGGTAGATACTACTAATACTGTCTATGGAACAAATGCCAAAATCACTTTTAACGGCATTGATATAGAAAAAACGACAAATAGCTTTACTTTAAACGGTATTCAGTTTAACCTCAGGCAAACAATGACAGATACTGCAACCCTTAGGGTGGAGTCCGACATCGACGGTGTCGTAGCCAACATTAAGGGCTTTATAGACAAGTATAATGAGACCATCGATGCCATAAATGCAAAGCTTTCCGAAGAGCGCTACAGGGATTATCTTCCTCTCACCGACGAGCAGAAAAAGGATATGAAGGATACGGATATAAAGCTGTGGGAGGAAAAGGCTAAGAGCGGGCTTTTGCGGTCGGACTCGTTGCTTTCGGGTATCGTCGATAAGATGAGACAGGCTTTATACACTCCTGTCAGCGGCCTTCGGTCGGATATGGATTCATTGAGTGAGATAGGTATAACTACAGGCGGCTACTGGGAAAAAGGCAAGCTTCATCTTGATGAGAGCAAGCTAAGAGATGCTCTGGCAAAGGACCCAAATGCTGTAGCCAAGTTATTTACCGTTTTTTCGGATGATAAAAATACAGACAATGACGGTATTGCCGTAAGGTTATATAATGTTATA from Biomaibacter acetigenes includes these protein-coding regions:
- a CDS encoding flagellar protein FlaG, which encodes MWGDKVRVEGIANSGGYMPMADSMAKETAASSEVEVTNTKESNGGSIDFKKVIGKKDFDTIVQGLKNIAKELKETRFEFSIHKATKRVIVKIFDKNTDKLITEIPPEKILDLIASIWEQAGFIVDKKV
- the fliD gene encoding flagellar filament capping protein FliD → MINPISSNLRFSGLASGIDVDSIVSQLMKVERMRVDKLYQQKQLVEWQQQDYRDMNLKLKALYDNVFNMKLQGTYLKYKATGTMPSGVSSDNYFTAIAGSTAIPGDYSVKVTALATSAKKESSGSISKILQGTSLNYPIDTTTNNQFIISVDGIEKTVVLTQKNYDGTAGNTLTDLKNDIQAKIDALFGANQVTVGLNGSSLTFQPAGDYKPSIVLKDSPTANVLESLGFQNGDYYKINPNAPLRTEYAKFTNNPFGADYIIAFTINGKQFSFDLSDTGAEKNYTLNDILSKISSDPDANVNAYYDSITDKVVIKSKDTGISSSVSIVNTSGNLFGSSGALQVDTTNTVYGTNAKITFNGIDIEKTTNSFTLNGIQFNLRQTMTDTATLRVESDIDGVVANIKGFIDKYNETIDAINAKLSEERYRDYLPLTDEQKKDMKDTDIKLWEEKAKSGLLRSDSLLSGIVDKMRQALYTPVSGLRSDMDSLSEIGITTGGYWEKGKLHLDESKLRDALAKDPNAVAKLFTVFSDDKNTDNDGIAVRLYNVIKSGMDSITDKAGGGDYQLYDNSLLGKQVRDINDRISIMEDQLKSIEDRYYRQFTQMEQAIAAMNQQSMWLSQQLGMGGQG